A genomic segment from Lathyrus oleraceus cultivar Zhongwan6 unplaced genomic scaffold, CAAS_Psat_ZW6_1.0 chrUn0023, whole genome shotgun sequence encodes:
- the LOC127112039 gene encoding lignin-forming anionic peroxidase, whose protein sequence is MAYRIVVTILVLLATICDAQLSSTFYDTTCPDALTTIRTAIRTAVSKERRMAASLIRLHFHDCFVQGCDASILLDDSTTIESEKTALPNLNSARGFQVIDNAKSQVEKVCPGVVSCADIVAVAARDASFAVGGPSWTVKLGRRDSTTASKSLANTDLPFFTDDLQTLISKFTIKGLTAKDMVALSGAHTIGQAQCFTFRDRIYNNASDIDAGFATTRQRGCPSSSSTSNNQKLAALDLVTPNSFDNNYFKNLIQKKGLLQSDQVLFSGGSTDSIVSQYSQNPTAFKSDFAASMINMGDIQPLTGSAGIIRRICSAAN, encoded by the exons ATGGCTTATAGAATTGTTGTTACAATATTGGTGCTGCTAGCCACAATATGTGATGCACAGTTGTCTTCTACATTTTACGACACTACATGCCCCGATGCACTAACCACCATTAGAACTGCCATTCGTACAGCTGTCTCTAAAGAGCGTCGCATGGCTGCATCTCTCATTCGCCTTCATTTTCATGACTGCTTTGTGCAGGGCTGTGATGCATCCATTTTGCTAGATGACAGTACCACAATCGAGAGCGAAAAGACTGCACTTCCAAATCTTAACTCAGCAAGAGGATTTCAAGTCATTGATAATGCAAAATCACAGGTAGAGAAAGTATGTCCCGGAGTTGTGTCTTGTGCAGACATAGTAGCTGTAGCCGCACGTGATGCATCATTCGCT GTAGGTGGTCCATCATGGACAGTGAAACTTGGAAGAAGAGATTCTACTACGGCAAGCAAAAGTTTGGCCAATACGGACCTTCCATTCTTTACCGACGATCTTCAAACTCTTATATCTAAATTTACTATTAAAGGTCTCACTGCCAAAGACATGGTTGCTCTATCTG GTGCCCACACAATCGGACAAGCTCAATGCTTTACATTTCGTGATAGGATATACAACAATGCAAGTGACATAGATGCTGGATTCGCTACCACTCGCCAACGTGGTTGTCCATCTTCCAGTTCCACTTCAAACAATCAGAAGTTGGCAGCACTCGACTTGGTCACACCAAATTCTTTTGACAACAACTACTTTAAGAATTTAATTCAAAAGAAGGGTCTTCTACAATCAGACCAAGTTCTTTTCAGCGGTGGATCTACGGATTCTATCGTTTCTCAATACAGCCAAAATCCTACCGCTTTTAAATCTGATTTTGCAGCTTCTATGATAAACATGGGAGATATTCAACCATTAACAGGATCCGCCGGAATCATTAGACGTATCTGCAGTGCTGCCAACTAA